Part of the bacterium genome is shown below.
CTTCCAGTGCCCTTGCCTTAAGGGCAAGAAGGTAAAGTCTTCCATAAAAAAACGCTGAGACGATTATCAGCGCTGAGAATAAAATAAGCAAGAACCTAATTATTTTCCATTTTTTGTAGGTGATGGAGAAGGATTTATAAAAGTCTCCTGTGTTTGATGTTATAATGACATTGTATATCCTTTTCATTTTTATATTTTAATTTAGAAAGCTTGGTTGTTCAAAAGATGTCAGGGTAAGAGCTCTTTTATATCTCTATACTCGTGCCAAAGGAATTTCTCATTACAATGGAATAGGGCATGTTTTATGTTATTCTTTATAACGGGATCATTAATGTAAAGTTCGTGAAGAAATTTTCTGACAAAATTCCTTCGGGATAGTCTTTCGTAAGGGCACTCCGATTCATATTTTTGCTCGATTCCAAGAAGAGCAGAGTATTTTCGAATAAGGGACCTGTCTACAAAAATGAAGGGTCTTATAATAAAATAATTACCCTCAAACAGGGGCTGAACTGGCATGATGGTACTTATGCCTCTTGAGTAGAGAATATTCAAGAAGAGAGTCTCTATTGCGTCATCTAAGGTGTGAGCGAGGAGCACCTTCTTGGAGTTTAAGGATGCTGCGAATTCTAATAGCTTCTTTTTACGCATCCTGCTACAAATAAAGCATGGGTTGAAAGGTTTTAGCTTTAGTTTAATAATTGCTTCTGTTTCATTGTCTTCAATGACCGTGATTTCAAGGTTCATTTCCTTTAGAAGTTGTTTTAATTTATCCTCATTCTGCATAGGTTTAAACCGGTTGTTGACAAACACAGGGTATATCTTTAAGTTCAAATCTCTTAGAGTGTTGTATCTTGTCATTACATCCGTTAGTACGATACTGTCGTATCCGCCTGAAATCCCAAGGATCAGAACTTCGTCTCTCGTAAAGAGATTTAGGTTTTCGTCCAGAACTCGGATATGTTTTAAAAGTTTGCCCTGAAGGCTATGAAACACCGATTTCATTGCAATTATTATGCGCCATGGGAGATGTAAATCTAATGAAGATGGTTTTTTTCTTGACAATTACATTTTTTGTTTATTTTAGAGCTTGCATTATACTCTTTTACTGGAGGTGAACATGATTTTTATAAATGCATTTTTACTCTTTTCGCAGCTTTCTATTGGTGTATTTGCGGATCCCTTGGCACAAGGGGCTTCTGTTAAATTTAATTTTCCCGGAAAGTTCGGTGTTGCTTTAATCCTCGCTGGGCGACAGGGAGAGAAGACCTATTCTGAATGGGTTGCTGATACCAATTCAGGTTATTCCAATAGGGATACTGTAGGCGATTTTTACTGGGCAAAGGGTGAATTGAGGTTAGAATATGAATTGGGCTTTAAAAGGGGAGTAAAGCCTTACGTTGCCCTTGGACTTGGGATTAATGCTGAGAAGTTATGGTTATTCAACGACACCACTTCTCTGTGGAAATCTTATAGCTATTCTGCCATCGGTGGTATAGGCGCCATTGGCCTTGATGTATATCCTTTTACTTTTTTGAAAAATCTTTTCGAAGGGCAGTCTAAAATAAGGGATGATGTCGAAAGGATTGAGGAAGATTTTTCGATACAGCTTGAATTGATCAATATATACTATAAAAGAGTTAGAGGAGAAAGACCTAAACCTCGAGAGTATTTCTATGAATACAATAACGCTGGTGTATCGATGGGAATAGGATTTTTCTATCACTTCTAAATTTCTTGACTATACAATGGTTTTGTAATAAAATAAAATCACTTCTAATCAAGCCGGGGTAGCTCAGTAGGTAGAGCACAGGACTGAAAATCCTGGTGTCCCCAGTTCGATTCTGGGCCCCGGCATTTTTATTTTGGAATTCTTAGGTGATTCAAATGAAAATCAAAAAACAGAATAAAACCAATTTAGAAAACACAGGGAAAATGAAAAATTCAAAAATTTAGCCTATATTAATATCCTTCTCAGACCACTCTATATCCTTGGGTGATTCGGCTGTCCACTGGAAGTACTGAATAAGGGTATAGATAATGAAGGCTACAATTATTGCAAGGATTGGCACCAATATATACCATACGGTTGGTTTGCTTTTTTTCTCCCTCATTTCTTCCATTTTCCCTCCTTTTGTTAGTTAGTTAAATTATGGTAGAATTCTCATGAAATGTCAAGGAAATAGAGGGATTGAAGGCTTTAAGGCAAAAAGTTTTCCATTTGCGTTGAAATTTCGTTAATTTATCTTTAAAATAGCTATTGAGATGAGCGACAAAATTGTAATTAAAGGTGCAAGAGTTCATAATCTTAAGAATGTTGATGTGGAGATTCCCAAATATAAGCTGGTGGTTATAACAGGCGTATCTGGATCTGGTAAGTCCTCCCTTGCCTTTGATACGATTTATGCAGAGGGACAGAGAAGATATGTGGAATCTCTTTCGTCTTACGCAAGGCAATTCCTTGGTTTAATGGAAAAGCCGGATGTTGATTTTATTGAGGGGCTTTCCCCGGCAATATCCATAGAGCAGAGGAAGGGTGGTTGGAATCCAAGATCAACAGTGGGTACAGTTACGGAAATTTATGACTATCTAAGATTGCTTTTTTCCCGTATCGGGATAGCTCATTGTATCCATCATAACTTACCTTTGGTTAAGAAGACCCTTGATGAAATTGTAGAAGAGATTTTAAATCTTCCACAGGGACAGTATGTTCAGATTCTTGCACCGGTGGTTAGAGGAAGAAAAGGGGAATACAAAGATCTTTTCGAAAAGTACCTCAAAAAGGGATTTTTAAGGGCTTATGTGGATGGGGAGCTTATTGAACTTGAAGAGCCGCCAGCACTTGAGAAGTATAAAAACCACGTGATAGACATCTTTGTGGACAGAGTTGGCGTGGATAAGGAAAACAGAAGTAGAATTTCTGAATCCGTGGAAACTGCCCTCCGGGAATCTAACGGCCTTGTTAAACTTAAATTTGAGGAGACGGGGAAAGAAGTTGTATATTCAGAAAAATTGATGTGCCCCGTTTGCGATTATTCGCTGGAGGGCTTGGAGCCGAGAATCTTTTCCTTTAATTCACCTTACGGAGCATGCCCTGAATGTTCCGGATTGGGTGTAAAATTAGAAATTGATCCTTCAAAGCTTATAAATTCGGAAGAACTTTCAATCCTTGAAGGTGCGATAAAACCATGGGGCGAGCCCAATCCCTTTCTGGAAGAGAAACTTTTAAGACTTGCAAAAGAAAAACATGTAGACCTTGATACTCCTTGGTCTGAGTTACCAAGAAGTTTTAAAAATTTGATATTATATGGAACCGAGGATCCTGCAAAAGACTATTACAGGCAGGATAGAATGGAACAGGACTACTATTATTTTGAAGGTGTTATCCCTTATCTGTGGCGCAGATATCACGAAACGGAATCTGACTGGGTTAAGGAAGAGATCGAAAGATACATGGTGAAAAAGACATGCCCAATGTGCGGTGGGGCGAGACTGAGAAAGGAATCACTTTACGTTAGAATTCGCGATAAATCGATATGGGACATAACCAGAATGAGCATATCTTCTGCCCTTGAGTGGTTTAAAAATCTAAAGCTTACTGGGAAAGAAGAAATAATAGGCAGGCAAATAGTGAAAGAGATTATTTCCCGATTGTCTTTCTTGGTGGATGTGGGGCTTGATTATTTGACCCTTGATAGATCCACAGATACCCTTTCTTCTGGAGAAGAACAAAGAGTTAGACTCGCCACTCAGATTGGTTCAGGGCTTACAGGCGTCCTCTATGTCCTCGACGAACCTTCCATTGGCCTTCATCCGAGGGATATTGATAGGCTCATAGGGACGGTAAAGAAACTGAGGGACCTTGGAAATACAGTTATTGTTGTAGAACACGATAAGGAAACAATTAAAGAGGCAGATTGGATTATAGACCTGGGGCCTGGTGCAGGTGATAAAGGAGGAAAGGTTGTCTTCAGCGGGACTTATGAAGGGATTTTAAAATCAAAAAAATCCTTAACTGGCCAATACCTTGCGGGAATTAAGAGTATTCCTGTTCCTAAGAAGAGGAGAAAACCCAAGGGTGATTTTTTAATTTTGAGAGGAGCACGGCACAACAATTTAAAAGGTATAGACCTGAAGATACCCCTTGGGCTTTTTGTGTGCATTACGGGCGTTTCGGGGTCTGGCAAATCTTCTTTGATTCAGGATACACTTTACATAGCTTTGATGAGACATTTTTACGGGTCAAGAGAAACCCCCGGTGCCTTTGACAAGATTGAGGGGCTTGAGAAAATTGACAAAGTTATCAATATTGATCAGAGTCCTATAGGCAGGACTCCGAGATCCAATCCCGCAACCTATACTTCTGCTTTTACACCGATCAGAGAATTTTTTGCCTCTCTTAAAGAATCTCGTAAGAGAGGATATACCCCTGGAAGGTTTTCATTCAACGTTAAAGGTGGCCGTTGTGAAGCTTGTGCTGGCGAGGGGTTTATAAAGGTGGAGATGCAATTTTTACCAGACGTTTATGTCCCTTGTGAAGTGTGTAAGGGTAAGCGCTACAATAAAGAGACACTGGAGGTAAAATATAAAGATAAAAGTATTGCTGATGTTCTTGATATGTCAGTAGATGAAGCTTATGTACTTTTCCAGGATATCCCTTCAATTGAGCGAAAGTTGAAACTATTGAAAGACGTGGGATTAGGCTATATTAAACTGGGTCAACCTGCCACCACTCTCTCTGGTGGAGAAGCGCAGAGAATAAAATTGGCAAAAGAACTTTCAAAGGTAGCAACAGGTAAGACTCTTTACATTCTTGATGAACCCACAACGGGACTTCACTTTGATGACGTGAAGAAACTTATACTGGTTCTCCAACGCCTTGTAGATATGGGCAATACCGTTTTAGTTATTGAACACAACCTTGATGTTATTAAGTCTGCTGATTGGATAATTGATCTTGGACCGGAAGCCGGTGATAAAGGCGGATGGATTGTAGCAGAAGGCCCTCCCGAGGAGGTTGCTAAGAATCCAAATTCCTACACTGGCTTGTACTTAAAGAAAGAGCTTGAGAATTCTAAGGCTTGACTTTGCCATGAGATTTTCATATAATATATTTAATGAGCGCTTCAAAGATTGACTTTGTTGTTAAAAAGTTTGAAGAATCCTTAAAAATTTTAGAGGAAGCCTTAAAGGAACTGAGGGAAAGAGATAAAGAACTTTCGAGTCTGGTGGAACTCCAGACAACTAAGCTTGCATTAGCAAAGACAATCTCCGAAGCCCTTTATTTAGTAACTGATCCCCTTGAGCTCTTTGAGACTCTGGTAAGCCTCCTTTCAAGAATAAGAGGTTTTAGTTTGCCATTTATTACAGTTTTCAATCCAGAAAAAGGCTTCAATACTTTCGTTGTAGATGATGGGAAAAGAACGTTAGTAGAAAAAATTATAGCCGAAAGCCTCGTACCCGATGAAGATCCGTTTAAAGATGGAGTATTGGATAAAAAACTTGGAGATGGTACAGAATTTCTTACTCTTATAGCAGTTCCTATTGAAGTAGAGGAAGAGTTCAAAGGAATTATAGGAGTGCTTTCTAAAAGCGATGAGATAGGAAGCGATGATTACGATTATCTTAGGGAGATAAGTCAGAACATTTCCACTGCTTTTAGGCAAAGAATGTTGATTCAAAGGCTGGAAGAGGCTAACATAAAACTAAAGGAGAGTTTTAAAAGTTCCATTACCCTCATTGAGAAGATTATAGAGCTTAAAGATCCCTATGGGAAGATTCACGGTGATAATGTTGGAGAGCTTGTTGCGGAAATCGGAAAAAGAATGGGACTTGAAGAGGAGAGGGTTGAATATCTTGCTTACGCCGGAATGATTCACGATATTGGGAAAATCTCCTTGCCAACGGAAATTGTCCACAAACCGGGACCTTTAACGGACGTGGAGTTTGCTCTCATAAAGCTTCATCCTGAGATAGGATATGAGTTTTTGAAAGATTTGTCATTTCCCTACCTTATTTCGGAAATTGTCTACCAACATCATGAACGGTGGGATGGCAGTGGTTATCCGAGGGGATTAAAAAATGGTGAAATACTTTTAGAAGCCAGGATTCTCTCCGTTGCTGAGGTAGTAGAATCAATGACCCATTTTAGGTCGTGGAGAGATGCTTATAAATTAGACGATGTGTTGGGATATCTCCAAGAAAATAAAGGGATCTTGTTTGATCCCGAAGTTGTAGATAACTGTGTTGAAGTTTTCAGCTCAGGTTTCAGGTTTAAGAGTTGACGGTAAAGTTTGTATTCCATAAACCAAGGTATAAAATAAAAGAGAGCAAGGGGGTCAAATGAATTTATTAATTGCAATGATGTTTATGATGCCTCCAAGCCCGGAGGTACTGGAAAATTTGAGAAAGAGTGGAAACCTGCAAGGCCTGGTTTCCATAATGGACGATGCAAGAAAGCGAGGAATGAATGCTCCTTCCGAGGAACTAATGGATAAGATCGGAAAAGAGATGCAAATTGCCCGTGAAACGAAAACGAAGGTCATTAAAAGGGCGGTTGTTATAATGTGTGACTTCTCGGATAACATAGGAACTACTCCTGCAGGGCATTATGATTCCCTTACAAACGGGCCATTCACAACAGGGAGTGTTAAAGATTTCTACCTTGAGAACTCCTACGGTAATCTCGAATTTGAATTTTTGGTGACTCCTGTATGGGTGCGTTTACCTAATCCGTATACTTATTATACCAACAACAATTATGGAATGGGCGATTGGCCTCAGAACGCGCAGAAGATGGCTTATGATGCAGTAGTAGCCGCAGATTCTTTCATAGACTTTTCCCAGCGTGATATGGACAACGACGGTTATGTGGATGCCCTTGTCATTGTTCACGCAGGCCCCGGTGCAGAATCGACTGGTGACCCCAACGATATATGGTCCCATGCCTGGGTTATTCCTCAGACACTTATTGTAGATGGAAAACAAGCCTACTGGTACACCACGGTGCCTGAGAATGCAGGTTGTGGAGTAATTGCCCATGAGCTGGGACACAGACCTCTTGGCCTTCCTGACCTTTATGATACCGATTACTCTTCAGAGGGGCTTGGAAATTGGTCTCTAATGGCAGGTGGTTCATGGAATGGTGGTGGAGCAGTCCCTGCTCACTTGGATGCTTGGTGTAAAATAAGACTTGGATTTGTAACGGTGGATACGGTAAAGAGCAATGGAATTTATCAGGCTATACCTGCAGTTGAAGATACGGGTATTGTCTTTAGGCTTTGGACCGATGGAAATACAGGAAACAGGTATTTCTTAGTTGAAAATCGCAGGCTGAAGAAGTTTGATAGAGCCCTGCCAGGTGAAGGCCTTTTGATTTATCATATAGATGATGCTAGGCCTAATAATAACAATGAGTGGTATCCCGGTCAGAATTATCTATATCATTATAAAGTTGCCCTTGAGCAAGCTGATGGTAGGTGGGATTTAGAGCACAGCACAAATAGAGGCGATGCCGGTGATCCATGGCCGGGCACATCAAATAACAGAGACTTTCACAACTATTCTATTCCCGATTCCAAGGATTATGGAAATCCAATGATTACAACTTATGTCGGCGTTCTCAATATATCAAACCCCGGTGATACCATGTATGCCGATCTTATGGTCTCCTCCTATAATAATGTGAAAATGTCATCCGTTTCCATACCAAGGGCTGATACCCTTAATGCTACCTCAGAATTTAAGTTGAAGTTATTTAATAACGGCTTTGTTCTTGCAAACAGGGACTTGAACTTTAAGGTATATGATGAGTCAGGAACCCTTGTCTACGACACGACGGTCACCAGTGTTTCCGTTGATACTGGACTGGCAGATACCATAAGTGTTTATTTTTCTCCAACTATTGATGATTGTGAATATTCTTATCACTTGTCCTTGGACGTCGGCGATGATGTTTCAAGAGACGATTCTCTTAGCGGATTTTATTATTCAAAGAGTGTGGTTAGAGATTATACCGTTGCGCGTTCCGAAGGCGATAACTATTATACGGAACATCTCGTTGACGGAAATGTGAGTGATCTGGAGTATTACGGTGCGGCTTGGATAGACGTAAGCAATTTCCTTGCAATTGGCGGTGAACTTTATAGGACAATAAGAAGTACATATGTGAAAGCCCATATTTTTCACGATACCCTTTTTGTTGCCTTCAAAGTCGTTGGGGATAGTACCGTCGGAAATAATGACTTTATAACATTCGTAATTGACGATAATGGTGACGGCTCTTTCCCTGAAAGTAATAGCAATGAGGGTGAAATCTCATTTAGAGACGGTTCAACGAGGTTGAGTTATTTCAGACCATATACGTCATCGGGAACCGGCTCAATTCAAACTCTGAATCTTCCTCATGCCTATGGTTTGCAGGGGAATACCAAATACGCAGAAGTAGCCATTCCTATTGATCTTACCGGCACCGGTCTTGCTTATCACCTTAATATTTCGGGTGACTATACAACCTTTGTCCCAAAGATATTTGTAAAAGTTACCGATGGTGCGAGGATTGTCGGGTGGTGGCCTCAGAATACACCATATGCTTCAACGGTAAGAGAGATTGGCTATTTTGCAACTCTCTCCACGTCTCCCGTTAGTGTAGCTGAAAAACCTGATCATTATACATTGAGACTGGATTGGAAAGGACCTTATCTCGTTTTGAGCGCGTCTGGTCTTTCTAATTCAACCCTGAAGATTTCCCTTTACGATGCTGTTGGTAGGAAGGTTCTTCAGAAAACCATTAAAGTTTCAAATTCTGAAAATGAAAGGATAGATTTGAGAAGTCTGCCTAAGGGTGTCTACTTTGCTGAAGTGGACGTAAACGGCAAATTTGTGGGAACTTACAAGGGGGTTTTAATAAAGTAAAGGCCCAAGCTTTTTGAATCTGCTTAAATTCTGAATTATATTTAAGTACTGCTTGAAATGGAGGATTCTATGCGAGATTATAGAGATACTGTTAATTTGCCTAAAACCGACTTTTCAATGAAGGCAGAGCTGACTAAAAAAGAGCCACTCCGATTGAATTGGTGGGGGGAGAGAAAAATTTACCAGAAAAATATAGAAAAGAGAAAAAATTCAGGTAAGGTTTTTATTTTGCACGATGGTCCTCCTTATTCAAATGGTCACATCCATCTTGGCACTGCGCTAAATAAAATTCTTAAGGATTTTCTCGTTAAGTATAAGTCTTTAAAAGGTTTTTATGCTCCTTATGTGCCGGGTTGGGACAATCATGGTATGCCCATTGAACTGGAGGTCATAAAGACACATCCAGAGTACAAAAGGCTTTTGTCCGACGCCTCTGAGATGGGGGAACCTCTCCTAAAGCAAAATTTAAGGAGGGATTGCAGGAATTTTGCCAAGAGGTGGGTTGAGATTCAGCGTGAAGAGTTCAAAAGGCTGGGAGTTTTTGGAGACTGGGAAAATCCTTACCTAACAATGGATCCCTACTATGAGGCAAAGGAGCTGCGGATTCTCGCTGAACTTGTGGAGAAAGGATATATCTACAGAAGTTATCTTCCTGTTCACTGGTGTCCACGGTGTAAAACAACTCTCGCAATGGCTGAAATTGAATATAAAGATAAAGAATCACCTTCTCTCTGGTTTACCTTTGAACCTTTAGAGACTGATTTCTATCCACTGGTGTGGACAACCACACCCTGGACCATAATTTCCAACACTGCCCTGGCCGTCCATCCCGATCTTGTATATGTGGTTGTAAAAACCGAAGAGAGAACATACTTGCTGGCGGAAGAGCTAATAGAAAGCAACAGGGACATCCTTGGTGAGAATTTTGAGATCGTGAAAAAGTTTAGAGGAAAAGAGCTTGAAGGCCTTAAATTCAAACATCCCTTCATCGATAGAGTTTCACCGATGATTCTCGGAACTTTTGTGACAACGGAGGATGGAACGGGTATTGTCCATATTGCCCCCGGTCACGGCAAAGAAGACTTTGAAGTGGGAAGAGAATATAAACTTCCTATAATCTCACCGGTGGACGAAAGCGGAAAATTTACAGCAGAAGCACCTGAGTTTGAAGGGCTTGACACTGATGAAGCGTCCAAGAAGGTCATAGAAGTTTTGAAAGAGAAAGGGAAATTTGTAAAGCTTTCCAAAATAACTCACAGTTACCCGCACTGCTGGCGCTGTAAAGGCCCCTTGATTTTCAGGGCAACTCACCAATGGTTTTTGAGTGTAGATCATGCTGGACTAAGGGATAAAGCACTGGGTGAAATTTTGAAAGTAAAATGGCACCCCGAGGAGGGGCAGGTAAGAATACATACATCGGTAAAGGAAAGACCCGATTGGGTTATTTCAAGGCAGAGAAGCTGGGGTGTATTTATTCCTGCTTTAAAATGTAAAAGTTGTGGTGAAACTTTCCTGAACCGAAAGGTTGTTGATAATCTGGCAGAATATGTTGAGCAAGGTGAGGTTGATGCTTGGCTTGTCAGGGATGTAAGCGTATTTACGGAAGGAAAGGTACACTGTCCAAGGTGCGGCGGAAATCAATTTGATAAAGAGCAGGATATTTTAGATGTTTGGTTTGATTCTGGGATCTCTTATATTGTGGTTTCGGAAAAGTACGGTTTGCCATGGCCATCGGATGTGTATCTTGAAGGTTCAGATCAACACCGTGGTTGGTTTAATGCGTCCCTTATGCTTGGTACCGCCTATTGTGGAAGTGCTCCCTATAAAAATGTCATAACCCACGGATGGGTAGTTGATGAAGAAGGTAAAGCGATGCATAAGAGCCTTGGTAATGTGATTCTACCTGAAGAGGTTATAAGTAAATACGGAGCGGACATTCTGAGACTCTGGGTGGCTTCCAGTGATTATACTGAGGATGTGAGACTTGGAGAGGAAATCTTGACAAGACTGGTGGATTCTTATAGAAAGATCCGGAACACTTTCCGGTTTATGCTTGGTAACCTTTACGACTGGGATGAAAGTAAAAGGGTTAAATACGAGGATTTGATACCCCTCGAGAAATATATGCTTGCCAAGTGGAATCAAGTTAAAAGGACTATAGAGGATGCTTATGATAATTTCTACTTCTACAAGGTGTATCATACCCTTTACAACTTCATTGTTGTGGATCTATCAGCCTTTTACCTTGACGTTCTTAAGGATCGGCTTTACACGTGGGGTGCGGATACCCCTGGAAGGCGTTCTGCCCAGATCGTTATTTATGAAATCTTGAAAGAGCTTCTTATTGTGATCTCACCGATACTATCTTTCACTGCGGAGGAGGCATGGGGATATCTTCCGGGGAATAAAGAAGAGAGTGTATTTTTGGCAGACTGGCCCTCAATTAACCCTATATATGATAATGAAGAAATATTGAGAGATTTTGAAGTACTTCTTGATGTAAGGGATAAGGTCCTGCTCCTGATAGAGAGAGCAAGAAAGGATGAAAAGATTTTGAGTGACCGCTTGGAGGCTAAGGTGTTAATTAACGCCGATAACCGTGAGGTGTTTAATGTCCTCAGAAAGTATGAATCGTATCTTGGGGAACTTTTCATAGTCTCGCAAGTTTCTTTGAACGGAAAAGCACAGGGTGATTTTGTTTTTCAGGATTTTGAGGGAATTAAGATCTCCGTTGAGCATGCATCAGGGAAGAAATGTGAAAGGTGCTGGATTTGGCACCAAAAGGTAGGGGAAGACCCTGAGCATCCGGGGTTGTGTCCTAAATGTCTTGAAGTGGTGAGGGGAATTAAGAGTGAAAATTGATATTCTCAATTTAAAGGATGGAATCACGGAGTATTTTGAGTCCTTAGGCCCATCGGAGCTTGATCTCTTAGGCTTGGATTTCCGCTTAAAGGATAAGGCTTTTGTCCATACCACTGTTGAAAAGAGAGGAAGCAGAGTTAAGATTAGAATTGATTCTAAGTTTATTCTTGTTTTGACCTGTTCAAGGTGTCTCGAGGAGTTTGAGCAATCTTTTAATACGGTGGATGAATACTACGTGAAACCAGGGCAGGAGGAAGTAGAACCTGAAAAATACTTGAGTGACGAAGACATTTATTCAATATTTGCACCTACCCAGGAAGTGGATACAACTCCCTTAGTAAGGGATAGCATTATCCTTTCTGTACCCATGAAACCATTGTGTAGTGAGGACTGCAAGGGACTTTGTCCCGTATGTGGAGTTAATCTCAACATGACAACCTGTGAGCATGTAGGAACTTTAAAAGAGGAAAATGAGTGGCAAAAGAAACTTAAAGAATTACGGAAAAAGCTGGAAAAGAAATGAATCTCCTTTTAGCAATTCTTCTAAGTCTTTATACTTCAAAGAAAAGCGAGGTACTGGTCTATCTTTTACCTGAGGATAACGGGGACTCAATACAGTTTGTAACCTTTGTTAGTTTTAATAGGCAGAATCTAATATTTTACAGGGAGGGTGATTCCTACAAGAGTTACGCCGAATTGGAAGCCGAAGTATTTGATAATAGAAAGAATCTCCTTTTTGGAAACAGCTGGACGATGGAAGTTCTGGCCTCTACCTTCAAAGAGACCAAACAATCCAAATGGTATCAGAGGATGTTCGCGTTTAAAATTAAGAGATTTCCAGAATACAGATTACGGTTTAGATTAAAGGACTCAGAGGGAAATGTAATAGCGGAGTTTGTGCAGGCTGTGAAAGCACCGGGTTTAATTTCTGATCCGGTACTTCTTGATTCAACGGCTTTATTAGAGGGTTCAAAAAGGCCGTCACCATCTTATGTAAGAGGAAAAAAGGGGATTTATTATGTGAGGTCCTTGAAAGATTCTATTCCTTTTAGATTACAGATTATATCGGTGAGACCCGTTTTAGAACTGAATGGGATCTTGAACAGAGGTGATAACTTCATTGAGGTGAATTTCGCAGAGCTCAAATCAGGAAGTTATAAGGTCGTCTTATCAGCCGGGCAGGAAAAGAGAGAAGCCCGTTTGACTCTTTTCACCCTTCCCATTGATTTTACACCTTCAGAGTTAAATCAAATAATCACAATCCTTTCTTTTATGGTGCCTCAAACGGAATTGGATTCTTTTAATTATTACAAAAAGAATTCTGACTCCCTTAAAAGTTATTGGGAAAGATTCTGGAAGAGGCGGGATCCCACACCCGAAACAGAGCTCAATGAATTTGAAGAGGAGTTCTGGAACAGAGTTGAATATGCTGACGAAAACTTTTCATCCCATTTAAAAAGGGGTGCAATCTCTGATAGGGGTATCTGCTATATTGTTCTCGGTCCACCTGATGAGATTGAGAGACATCCCTTTGACCTTGAGGCGCCTTCTTACGAGGTGTGGTACTATTATTACAAAAATTACCGTTTTGTATTTATGGATTTAAAGGGGGTTGGAGATTATGAAATTGTTGATCCTCCTCGCTATATTTTTTACGAGATCCTCAGAAAATAGAGGAGTTTTTCCCCAGGTTCCCTCGCAGGTGTACAAAAGCGAGGGAAAGGTGGATTTTTTACTTGAATATTCAAGGTTTTTGAGATCAGATTCTATCACCGTTTGTGAATTCAGTTATATGATTAATTTAAATTCCCTCAAAAGGAAAAAAGATGTTGAGGGGTTTAAAGCAAGGGTTGAAATTCAGGGCAAGAACCTTGAGAAGCCAATAGTTTCAGAGTGGACACAAAGAACGTCGAAGCCTTTGAATTTCTCAGTGGATAAGTTTTGGGCTTCTCTCATACCGG
Proteins encoded:
- the uvrA gene encoding excinuclease ABC subunit UvrA — its product is MSDKIVIKGARVHNLKNVDVEIPKYKLVVITGVSGSGKSSLAFDTIYAEGQRRYVESLSSYARQFLGLMEKPDVDFIEGLSPAISIEQRKGGWNPRSTVGTVTEIYDYLRLLFSRIGIAHCIHHNLPLVKKTLDEIVEEILNLPQGQYVQILAPVVRGRKGEYKDLFEKYLKKGFLRAYVDGELIELEEPPALEKYKNHVIDIFVDRVGVDKENRSRISESVETALRESNGLVKLKFEETGKEVVYSEKLMCPVCDYSLEGLEPRIFSFNSPYGACPECSGLGVKLEIDPSKLINSEELSILEGAIKPWGEPNPFLEEKLLRLAKEKHVDLDTPWSELPRSFKNLILYGTEDPAKDYYRQDRMEQDYYYFEGVIPYLWRRYHETESDWVKEEIERYMVKKTCPMCGGARLRKESLYVRIRDKSIWDITRMSISSALEWFKNLKLTGKEEIIGRQIVKEIISRLSFLVDVGLDYLTLDRSTDTLSSGEEQRVRLATQIGSGLTGVLYVLDEPSIGLHPRDIDRLIGTVKKLRDLGNTVIVVEHDKETIKEADWIIDLGPGAGDKGGKVVFSGTYEGILKSKKSLTGQYLAGIKSIPVPKKRRKPKGDFLILRGARHNNLKGIDLKIPLGLFVCITGVSGSGKSSLIQDTLYIALMRHFYGSRETPGAFDKIEGLEKIDKVINIDQSPIGRTPRSNPATYTSAFTPIREFFASLKESRKRGYTPGRFSFNVKGGRCEACAGEGFIKVEMQFLPDVYVPCEVCKGKRYNKETLEVKYKDKSIADVLDMSVDEAYVLFQDIPSIERKLKLLKDVGLGYIKLGQPATTLSGGEAQRIKLAKELSKVATGKTLYILDEPTTGLHFDDVKKLILVLQRLVDMGNTVLVIEHNLDVIKSADWIIDLGPEAGDKGGWIVAEGPPEEVAKNPNSYTGLYLKKELENSKA
- a CDS encoding HD-GYP domain-containing protein; translation: MSASKIDFVVKKFEESLKILEEALKELRERDKELSSLVELQTTKLALAKTISEALYLVTDPLELFETLVSLLSRIRGFSLPFITVFNPEKGFNTFVVDDGKRTLVEKIIAESLVPDEDPFKDGVLDKKLGDGTEFLTLIAVPIEVEEEFKGIIGVLSKSDEIGSDDYDYLREISQNISTAFRQRMLIQRLEEANIKLKESFKSSITLIEKIIELKDPYGKIHGDNVGELVAEIGKRMGLEEERVEYLAYAGMIHDIGKISLPTEIVHKPGPLTDVEFALIKLHPEIGYEFLKDLSFPYLISEIVYQHHERWDGSGYPRGLKNGEILLEARILSVAEVVESMTHFRSWRDAYKLDDVLGYLQENKGILFDPEVVDNCVEVFSSGFRFKS
- a CDS encoding ATP-binding protein, which encodes MKSVFHSLQGKLLKHIRVLDENLNLFTRDEVLILGISGGYDSIVLTDVMTRYNTLRDLNLKIYPVFVNNRFKPMQNEDKLKQLLKEMNLEITVIEDNETEAIIKLKLKPFNPCFICSRMRKKKLLEFAASLNSKKVLLAHTLDDAIETLFLNILYSRGISTIMPVQPLFEGNYFIIRPFIFVDRSLIRKYSALLGIEQKYESECPYERLSRRNFVRKFLHELYINDPVIKNNIKHALFHCNEKFLWHEYRDIKELLP